In Temnothorax longispinosus isolate EJ_2023e chromosome 10, Tlon_JGU_v1, whole genome shotgun sequence, a single window of DNA contains:
- the LOC139820330 gene encoding ectonucleotide pyrophosphatase/phosphodiesterase family member 5, whose protein sequence is MISSSTVPFVSLFLFLLNARAGPVPDAPKLLIVSYDAFRYDYFERNLTPFMSHLKVEGTYTDYMMNIFVTKTFPNHHTMATGFYAETHGVIDNEFFDSRKDNITKYSYELYHYNDNILPIWTVNEKSGRRSGTMMWPGSVFEYQGTSPTFAQAFNDTISWEKRVDELLSWFVHPTNPINLGILYIEDPDYHGHATGINSPEFNEILRKLDNITKYMHDKIDYYGLTDDLNVIHLSDHGMASVTMERIINLTNYINASDYIFVGTSPGLHIFPHPGKEEMIYQKLKFAAEQTKTFKVYKREDIPKKYHYGDNTRVGPIFVIAEVGYAFQNLYDTIEYYKRKFNITVNNQTEFGLHGYNNEAKEMHPFFFANGPAFMPKCKLEPFNNTDLFPLFCEILNLKCPIVNGTLSHITKCLRTQSKDISISTYKMFIAVIITTMLIGISVVATIIYRKKRRLAYNYRESYYTLGE, encoded by the exons ATGATCTCCAGCTCCACGGTCCCATTTGTTTCGCTGTTTCTCTTCCTGCTGAACGCTCGGGCGGGTCCCGTGCCGGATGCTCCGAAACTGTTGATCGTGTCTTACGATGCGTTCAG ATATGACTATTTCGAGAGAAATTTGACACCTTTCATGAGCCACTTAAAGGTGGAAGGCACTTACACGGACTATATGATGAATATTTTCGTCACCAAGACCTTCCCCAATCATCATACGATGGCGACGGGATTTTACGCGGAAACACATGGGGTTAtagataatgaattttttgatTCTAGGAAAGATAATATTACTAAGTATTCTTACGAACTGTATCATTACAACGACAATATTCTGCCTATTTGG ACGGTTAATGAAAAAAGTGGCAGACGTAGTGGCACGATGATGTGGCCGGGTTCTGTGTTCGAATATCAAGGAACGTCACCTACTTTCGCACAA gcTTTTAATGACACGATTTCCTGGGAGAAACGAGTTGATGAATTATTGTCGTGGTTTGTACATCCCACAAACCCGATAAACTTGgggatattatatattgaggATCCAGATTACCATGGTCACGCTACAGGAATAAATAGTCccgaatttaatgaaattctcAGAAAATTggataatattacaaaatatatgcacgacaaaattgattattatggTTTGACAGATGATCTTAATGTGATTCACTTAAGTGACCATGGCATGGCATCAGTCACGAtggaaagaataataaatttaacaaattacatCAATGCTAGCGATTATATATTCGTGGGAACTTCTCCGGGATTACATATCTTTCCACATCCTG GGAAAGAAGAGATGATTTATCAGAAATTGAAGTTTGCCGCGGAACAAACGAAAACGTTCAAAGTATATAAAAGAGAAGATATTCCGAAGAAGTATCATTATGGCGATAACACTCGTGTAGGACCCATTTTTGTCATAGCTGAAGTTGGATATGCATTTCAGAACCTTTATGATACcatagaatattataaacggaaatttaatattacag TTAACAATCAGACAGAGTTTGGGCTGCATGGTTATAATAATGAAGCTAAAGAAATGCATCCATTCTTCTTTGCGAATGGACCTGCTTTTATGCCAAAATGTAAATTGGAGCCTTTTAACAATACAGATCTATTTCCCTTATTTTGCGAAATACTTAATTTGAAGTGCCCCATAGTTAATGGCACTTTATCTCACATAACAAAGTGCCTTAGGACACAATCGAAAGATATATCaatatctacatataaaatgttca ttGCAGTCATCATAACCACCATGTTAATAGGAATTTCAGTAGTGGCGACAATAATTTATAGGAAAAAACGAAGATTAGCATATAATTATAG ggAATCGTATTATACGTTGGGCGAAtaa